The Micromonospora sp. Llam0 genome includes a window with the following:
- a CDS encoding phage holin family protein has translation MGFLKSLLIRLGSTALAFWLATLIIPGITLQTDAIGEAVVTLLFVSVIFGVVNAVLQPIIKTVGCGLYLLTLGLIAVVVNGLLFLLTGFIAGQLDLPFQVDGFWPAAVLGALLVGVVTWLLGLVLDRD, from the coding sequence ATGGGTTTCCTGAAAAGCCTCCTCATCCGCCTGGGTAGTACGGCGTTGGCGTTCTGGCTGGCCACCCTGATCATTCCGGGCATCACGTTGCAGACCGACGCGATCGGCGAGGCGGTCGTCACGCTGCTGTTCGTGTCGGTCATCTTCGGCGTGGTGAACGCGGTGCTGCAGCCGATCATCAAGACCGTCGGGTGTGGCCTGTACCTGCTGACCCTCGGGCTGATCGCGGTGGTCGTCAACGGACTGCTGTTCCTGTTGACCGGATTCATCGCCGGCCAGCTCGACCTGCCGTTCCAGGTAGACGGTTTCTGGCCGGCCGCCGTGCTCGGGGCGCTGCTGGTCGGGGTGGTCACCTGGCTGCTGGGTCTGGTGCTGGACCGGGACTGA
- a CDS encoding zf-HC2 domain-containing protein, with translation MRCDYAHDDGAYVLGALSPAERAAYEHHLAGCPSCRQGGRRHRGAARSARPAGSSRLRADQRPAVDRAPVGHPGRRGGPGPPPGPADAPLADRRGGAGRRRSRDRGRLRGRLGGCRRYAGYRARFPARRDAAGGFAVADPRRGGSAGGGQRHRGHHALLVGADQPGRPTDGFRTGRLRPGRGQAAGRLVGGQPRSRDRLHRGYPVRARPVGTARTGPCRRRGDPGVPGWLTRSVDWVG, from the coding sequence GTGAGGTGTGACTACGCGCACGACGACGGCGCGTACGTCCTGGGTGCCCTGTCACCCGCCGAGCGAGCGGCGTACGAGCATCACCTCGCCGGCTGCCCGAGCTGCCGGCAAGGCGGTCGCCGACATCGCGGTGCTGCCCGGTCTGCTCGGCCGGCTGGATCCAGCCGGCTTCGAGCAGATCAGCGACCCGCCGTCGACCGAGCCCCGGTTGGCCACCCTGGTCGACGCGGCGGGCCGGGCCCGCCGCCGGGGCCGGCGGATGCGCCGCTGGCAGACCGCCGGGGCGGCGCTGGCCGCCGCCGGTCTCGCGATCGTGGTCGGCTTCGGGGTCGGCTGGGTGGGTGCCGGCGGTACGCCGGATACCGCGCCCGGTTCCCAGCTCGTCGCGATGCAGCCGGTGGCTTCGCAGTTGCCGATCCACGCCGAGGTGGGTCTGCAGGCGGCGGCCAACGGCACCGAGGTCACCATGCGCTGCTGGTGGGAGCCGACCAACCCGGACGGCCGACCGATGGATTTCGAACTGGTCGCCTACGACCGGGACGGGGCCAAGCAGCAGGTCGGCTCGTGGGCGGTCAGCCCCGGAGCCGAGATCGTCTTCACCGGGGCTACCCGGTTCGAGCACGACCAGTTGGAACGGCTCGAACTGGTCCGTGCCGACGGCGCGGCGATCCTGGCGTACCAGGTTGGCTGACCCGGTCGGTTGACTGGGTCGGTTGA